Proteins encoded in a region of the Isosphaeraceae bacterium EP7 genome:
- a CDS encoding SDR family NAD(P)-dependent oxidoreductase, translating into MRCDLSEKVSLVTGAARGIGQSIADALAANGSRVVYTDVDEAGARQAAARTPGASSMPLDVTRTDQVEDVMRRVVETHGRLDILVNNAGINTMAHRVNIDEFPRSEWDRILSVDLTGLFEVSRFAAQAMKAQGSGRIINIASIAGLVPLRLQCAFVAAKAGVINLTKAMALELGPHGILVNGIAPGSTLTDGTRQLFYGEDGLFRDSVQRMLAHIPLGRPAEAREIAVAALFLADPENSYMNGHILTVDGGWTAGYAREF; encoded by the coding sequence ATGCGCTGCGATCTCTCCGAGAAAGTCAGCCTGGTGACGGGTGCCGCACGCGGCATCGGCCAGTCAATCGCCGATGCGTTGGCCGCCAACGGCAGCCGAGTCGTCTACACCGACGTGGACGAGGCAGGCGCACGCCAGGCCGCCGCGAGGACCCCGGGTGCCTCGTCGATGCCGCTCGATGTGACCAGGACCGACCAGGTCGAAGACGTCATGCGTCGCGTCGTGGAGACACACGGGCGGCTCGATATCCTGGTCAACAACGCGGGCATCAACACGATGGCCCACCGGGTCAACATCGATGAATTCCCGCGATCGGAGTGGGACCGGATTCTCTCGGTCGACCTGACCGGTCTGTTCGAAGTCAGCCGGTTCGCCGCGCAAGCGATGAAGGCGCAGGGGTCGGGCCGGATCATCAATATCGCCTCGATCGCCGGCCTGGTGCCGCTGCGTCTGCAATGCGCATTTGTGGCCGCGAAGGCGGGCGTCATCAACTTGACGAAGGCGATGGCGCTGGAACTCGGCCCGCACGGCATCCTAGTGAACGGGATCGCGCCGGGCTCGACGCTCACCGACGGTACTCGTCAGCTCTTCTATGGCGAGGACGGCCTCTTCCGCGATTCGGTTCAGAGGATGCTGGCGCACATCCCGCTCGGCCGCCCGGCCGAGGCCCGCGAGATCGCCGTCGCGGCCCTCTTCCTGGCCGATCCCGAGAATAGCTACATGAACGGTCATATCCTCACGGTCGACGGCGGCTGGACGGCGGGCTATGCCCGGGAATTCTAG
- a CDS encoding dihydrolipoamide acetyltransferase family protein codes for MPTAITVPRLGWNMEEGVFAGWLKRDGDPVREGEPLFSLEGDKSTQDVESIDPGTLNIPPDAPAVGDKVLVGAILGYLLTPGEAAPAASPASRPVRTVEAFKSAEPEVLVVVRANGRGRVRSTPLARRIARELGIDWVRLAGSGSGGRIRKVDVLEAARDLSSRAEVAPVPSVAVSPIRRTIAARMVESRRTTAPVTLMTTIDATNLVSLRLQFRDARSPKAPVPSFTDFFIKLTALALADHPMLNARWADDRIELSNEAHVGFAVDTEAGLLVPVVRGAGELGLRQIAERSLALIGQAREGHLPAADMRGGTFTITNLGAFGIEAFTPIINSPECAILGLGRIARQPVTIGEQIVSRERMTLSLTFDHRIVDGGPAARFLQDLSLMVENPGPWLIA; via the coding sequence ATGCCGACCGCCATCACCGTCCCCCGCCTCGGCTGGAACATGGAAGAAGGCGTCTTCGCCGGCTGGCTCAAGCGAGACGGTGACCCCGTCCGCGAGGGCGAGCCCCTGTTCAGCCTCGAAGGCGACAAATCCACCCAGGATGTCGAGTCGATCGACCCCGGCACCCTGAACATCCCGCCCGACGCACCGGCCGTGGGCGACAAGGTCCTCGTCGGCGCGATCCTCGGCTACCTCCTGACGCCCGGCGAAGCCGCGCCCGCCGCCTCTCCGGCGTCGCGGCCGGTTCGCACCGTTGAGGCATTCAAGTCGGCGGAACCGGAGGTGCTCGTCGTCGTCCGCGCGAACGGCCGGGGGCGGGTCCGCTCGACCCCGCTCGCACGCCGAATCGCGCGAGAGCTGGGGATCGATTGGGTTCGTCTCGCAGGGAGCGGTAGCGGCGGTCGAATCCGCAAGGTGGACGTGCTGGAGGCAGCCCGCGATCTCTCGTCGCGTGCTGAAGTTGCCCCTGTCCCATCAGTTGCCGTCAGCCCCATCCGGCGAACCATCGCGGCGCGGATGGTGGAGAGCCGCCGGACGACGGCCCCCGTGACGCTCATGACCACGATCGACGCGACGAATCTCGTGAGCCTTCGACTCCAGTTCCGCGACGCCCGGTCTCCAAAGGCTCCGGTGCCGAGCTTCACCGACTTCTTCATCAAATTGACCGCCCTGGCGCTGGCCGATCATCCCATGCTCAACGCGCGATGGGCCGACGATCGGATCGAGCTGAGCAACGAAGCCCACGTCGGCTTCGCCGTCGACACCGAGGCCGGCCTGCTGGTCCCGGTGGTCCGGGGAGCGGGAGAACTCGGGTTGCGGCAGATCGCCGAACGGTCGCTCGCACTCATCGGCCAGGCACGCGAGGGGCACCTGCCCGCCGCCGACATGAGGGGTGGGACGTTCACAATCACCAACCTCGGTGCATTCGGCATCGAGGCGTTCACTCCGATCATCAACTCGCCCGAGTGCGCCATCCTGGGGCTCGGTCGGATCGCGCGTCAGCCCGTCACCATCGGCGAACAGATCGTCTCTCGCGAGCGGATGACGCTGAGCCTCACGTTCGACCATCGGATCGTCGACGGCGGGCCGGCGGCGCGATTCCTCCAGGATCTGTCCCTGATGGTTGAGAATCCAGGCCCTTGGCTGATCGCCTGA
- a CDS encoding dehydrogenase E1 component subunit alpha/beta: MTLQGLLSLYRTMQTIRRCEEHLARAHQKGLVHGACHTYVGQEAIATGVCANLDAADTVFSTHRGHGHALAKGVTPRELAAELFGRREGCSRGRGGSMHLFAPEVGMMGTSGIVGPCILQAAGSAYSSKLMETGRVSVAFFGDGAVNNGAFHEGLNMASIWKLPALFICENNQFATEVPFSYSSGNPSVAGRASAYGLPGIEVDGNDVLAVTEAAREAVERARSGGGATLIECKTYRTRAHAEGMGDYTYRTREDVEGWKGRCPIRRLREKLLLEKFATEAELQAMDDEVEEVAADAIQFAEAGTYPDGSTATDHIYAAPKADDPASPVRNGPPPPGVREIPSMKSTLEALADAMERDPSIFVMGEGIGARGGNFATTVGLFSKYGPARLCDTPICERGFVGLATGAAMTGTRPVIDFMFADFVLDAVGEILNQIAKVQYMSSGRLTMPVLLRGCVGVGHSAATHHSGNYYPMYAHFPGLRVVVPSSAYDAKGLLARALRCDDPVLFLEHREVIAIKGPVPEEPYEIEFGKAAVVREGADVTVVALALMVHHTLKACEVLAAEGISVELIDPRTVAPLDFETIHDSVRKTGRLLIVDEAFAPFGIGAEIAARMADAGFDDLDAPIRRLNGAHTPIPYSPTLEASVVPNPGTIAAAIRDLIRE; encoded by the coding sequence ATGACGCTCCAAGGCCTGCTGTCGCTCTATCGTACGATGCAGACGATTCGCAGGTGCGAGGAGCATCTCGCGCGAGCTCATCAGAAGGGGCTGGTCCACGGAGCCTGCCACACCTACGTCGGCCAGGAGGCGATCGCCACCGGCGTTTGCGCCAACCTCGACGCCGCGGATACCGTCTTCAGCACCCACCGAGGGCATGGCCATGCCCTGGCCAAGGGCGTGACCCCCAGGGAACTGGCGGCGGAGCTGTTCGGCCGGCGGGAAGGCTGTTCACGCGGGCGAGGCGGCAGCATGCACCTCTTCGCCCCCGAGGTTGGCATGATGGGCACAAGTGGCATCGTCGGCCCGTGCATCCTCCAGGCGGCCGGATCGGCGTACAGCTCCAAGCTCATGGAAACGGGGCGAGTGTCGGTTGCCTTTTTCGGCGATGGCGCCGTGAACAACGGGGCCTTCCATGAGGGCCTCAACATGGCCTCAATCTGGAAGCTGCCCGCGCTCTTCATCTGCGAGAACAACCAGTTCGCCACCGAGGTCCCGTTCTCCTACTCCAGCGGCAACCCTTCGGTCGCGGGACGGGCGAGCGCCTATGGGTTGCCCGGTATCGAGGTCGACGGAAATGACGTCCTGGCCGTCACCGAGGCCGCCCGCGAAGCCGTCGAGCGGGCCCGCTCGGGCGGAGGCGCCACCCTGATCGAGTGCAAGACCTACCGCACCCGGGCCCACGCCGAGGGCATGGGGGACTACACCTATCGGACCCGCGAGGATGTGGAGGGCTGGAAAGGAAGATGCCCCATCCGCAGGCTCCGCGAGAAACTCCTCCTGGAAAAGTTCGCGACCGAGGCCGAACTGCAGGCGATGGACGACGAGGTTGAGGAGGTGGCCGCCGACGCGATCCAGTTCGCCGAGGCTGGCACCTATCCCGACGGCTCGACCGCCACGGATCATATCTACGCGGCCCCGAAAGCCGACGATCCGGCATCTCCGGTCCGCAACGGCCCCCCGCCGCCGGGTGTCCGTGAGATCCCCTCCATGAAGTCGACGTTGGAGGCCTTGGCCGACGCGATGGAGCGGGACCCGTCGATCTTCGTCATGGGCGAGGGGATCGGGGCACGCGGGGGCAACTTCGCCACGACGGTGGGGCTGTTCAGCAAATATGGCCCGGCGCGGCTCTGCGACACGCCGATTTGTGAACGCGGATTCGTCGGTCTGGCCACCGGGGCGGCCATGACCGGCACGCGACCGGTGATCGACTTCATGTTCGCCGACTTCGTCCTCGACGCCGTCGGCGAGATCCTCAACCAGATCGCCAAAGTCCAGTACATGAGCAGCGGTCGGCTGACCATGCCGGTCTTGCTGAGGGGATGCGTCGGCGTCGGCCACTCGGCAGCGACCCATCATTCGGGCAACTATTACCCGATGTATGCCCATTTCCCGGGCCTTCGGGTGGTCGTCCCGTCATCGGCCTACGATGCGAAGGGTCTGCTGGCCCGGGCCCTGCGTTGCGACGATCCGGTGCTCTTCCTGGAACATCGCGAGGTCATCGCGATCAAGGGGCCGGTGCCCGAGGAGCCTTACGAGATCGAGTTCGGCAAGGCCGCCGTCGTCCGCGAGGGGGCCGACGTCACCGTCGTGGCCCTGGCTCTCATGGTCCATCACACGTTGAAGGCCTGCGAGGTCCTCGCCGCCGAGGGGATCTCCGTCGAGCTGATCGACCCTCGTACGGTCGCCCCGCTCGACTTCGAGACGATCCACGACTCGGTGCGGAAGACCGGCCGTCTTCTGATTGTGGACGAGGCATTCGCGCCGTTCGGCATCGGCGCGGAGATCGCCGCACGGATGGCGGACGCCGGATTTGACGACCTCGACGCGCCGATCCGCCGTCTCAACGGGGCCCACACGCCGATCCCCTACAGTCCGACCCTGGAAGCGAGCGTCGTGCCGAATCCGGGCACGATCGCCGCGGCCATCCGGGACCTCATCCGCGAGTGA